From Rhodamnia argentea isolate NSW1041297 chromosome 10, ASM2092103v1, whole genome shotgun sequence, a single genomic window includes:
- the LOC115752297 gene encoding pentatricopeptide repeat-containing protein At1g11900 isoform X2 encodes MDVQGLLWIRRPEQEAFTLLKLFRNQNFVQLYTTQASPDDEEVMDHFLCTVLTDIENNPTSSWEACFIYVDKLCKSGNFSSALRLLKLLHDKGIFLGQNAYDSLLAMATEGNEMDFSSYIFKYLLVSRESLSSAAYLSIAKVFAKQSERSHLLRFVKEITELASPKSTPVLNRIIYSFAECGQIDKALLIFDQLESVKCKRDLITYNTILDVLGRVGRLNEMLHEFAAMKEASISPDVVTYNTLLNSLRKAGRLDICSSIWKEMKESGVQPDLLTYTALIECFGRSGNVHQSLTLFHEMKLKQIRPSIYIYRSLISNLKKMGKVEVAMAISEEMNSSLSELAGPKDFKRNKR; translated from the exons ATGGACGTTCAGGGTTTGCTTTGGATTCGCCGGCCAGAGCAAGAAGCATTTACACTGTTGAAGCTCTTCAGAAATCA gaattttgtgcagttatacACAACTCAGGCCTCTCCTGATGATGAGGAAGTGATGGACCACTTCTTGTGTACAGTTCTTACAGATATAGAAAATAACCCCACATCGAGCTGGGAAGCCTGTTTTATTTACGTTGATAAGCTGTGCAAATCAGGAAATTTCTCATCTGCTTTGAGGTTGCTAAAATTATTGCATGATAAGGGCATCTTTCTAGGTCAGAACGCCTATGATTCCCTACTCGCTATGGCTACAGAAGGAAATGAGATGGACTTCTCATCTTACATTTTTAAGTATCTGTTGGTGTCTCGTGAATCTTTAAGTTCAGCTGCTTATCTAAGTATTGCCAAGGTCTTTGCAAAACAAAGTGAGCGTTCCCATCTTCTCAGATTTGTCAAGGAAATTACAGAGCTGGCTTCTCCAAAAAGCACACCTGTTCTGAATAGAATCATATACTCCTTTGCTGAATGTGGGCAGATTGACAAGGCCCTTTTGATATTTGATCAACTCGAGAGCGTAAAATGTAAACGAGATTTAATTACATACAACACTATTTTGGATGTCTTGGGTCGTGTTGGTCGTTTAAATGAAATGCTCCATGAATTTGCTGCTATGAAAGAAGCCAGCATTAGCCCTGATGTTGTAACATACAACACATTATTGAACAGTTTGCGGAAGGCTGGTCGACTAGATATATGTTCAAGTATCTGGAAGGAAATGAAAGAGAGTGGTGTGCAACCGGATTTGCTTACATATACTGCACTTATTGAGTGTTTTGGCCGCTCAGGGAACGTTCATCAGTCATTGACTCTCTTCCATGAGATGAAGCTGAAGCAGATTCGCCCTTCTATATACATCTATAGGTCACTAATCAGCAATCTAAAGAAAATGGGTAAGGTGGAAGTCGCAATGGCCATTTCCGAGGAAATGAACTCATCACTTTCAGAACTTGCTGGCCCAAAGGATTTTAAACGAAACAAGAGATAG
- the LOC115752297 gene encoding pentatricopeptide repeat-containing protein At1g11900 isoform X1 → MALASLIAKHRRTGISVGCFNIRANAKGVARETRGASPANAGGAKSLGLVPSGRGDLRVNGRSGFALDSPARARSIYTVEALQKSLVSFGNESLNLMLMLGKFFRIGSNLLRNFVQLYTTQASPDDEEVMDHFLCTVLTDIENNPTSSWEACFIYVDKLCKSGNFSSALRLLKLLHDKGIFLGQNAYDSLLAMATEGNEMDFSSYIFKYLLVSRESLSSAAYLSIAKVFAKQSERSHLLRFVKEITELASPKSTPVLNRIIYSFAECGQIDKALLIFDQLESVKCKRDLITYNTILDVLGRVGRLNEMLHEFAAMKEASISPDVVTYNTLLNSLRKAGRLDICSSIWKEMKESGVQPDLLTYTALIECFGRSGNVHQSLTLFHEMKLKQIRPSIYIYRSLISNLKKMGKVEVAMAISEEMNSSLSELAGPKDFKRNKR, encoded by the exons ATGGCTTTGGCTTCTCTCATCGCCAAGCATCGGCGAACCGGAATATCAGTTGGGTGTTTCAATATTAGAGCGAACGCGAAAGGGGTAGCCAGAGAAACTCGAGGAGCTTCGCCCGCGAACGCCGGTGGAGCGAAAAGTCTCGGACTCGTGCCTTCT GGTAGAGGGGACCTCAGAGTCAATGGACGTTCAGGGTTTGCTTTGGATTCGCCGGCCAGAGCAAGAAGCATTTACACTGTTGAAGCTCTTCAGAAATCA TTGGTTTCATTTGGAAATGAAAGTCTCAATTTAATGCTGATGCTGGGAAAATTCTTTCGGATTGGAAGTAATCTTCTTAggaattttgtgcagttatacACAACTCAGGCCTCTCCTGATGATGAGGAAGTGATGGACCACTTCTTGTGTACAGTTCTTACAGATATAGAAAATAACCCCACATCGAGCTGGGAAGCCTGTTTTATTTACGTTGATAAGCTGTGCAAATCAGGAAATTTCTCATCTGCTTTGAGGTTGCTAAAATTATTGCATGATAAGGGCATCTTTCTAGGTCAGAACGCCTATGATTCCCTACTCGCTATGGCTACAGAAGGAAATGAGATGGACTTCTCATCTTACATTTTTAAGTATCTGTTGGTGTCTCGTGAATCTTTAAGTTCAGCTGCTTATCTAAGTATTGCCAAGGTCTTTGCAAAACAAAGTGAGCGTTCCCATCTTCTCAGATTTGTCAAGGAAATTACAGAGCTGGCTTCTCCAAAAAGCACACCTGTTCTGAATAGAATCATATACTCCTTTGCTGAATGTGGGCAGATTGACAAGGCCCTTTTGATATTTGATCAACTCGAGAGCGTAAAATGTAAACGAGATTTAATTACATACAACACTATTTTGGATGTCTTGGGTCGTGTTGGTCGTTTAAATGAAATGCTCCATGAATTTGCTGCTATGAAAGAAGCCAGCATTAGCCCTGATGTTGTAACATACAACACATTATTGAACAGTTTGCGGAAGGCTGGTCGACTAGATATATGTTCAAGTATCTGGAAGGAAATGAAAGAGAGTGGTGTGCAACCGGATTTGCTTACATATACTGCACTTATTGAGTGTTTTGGCCGCTCAGGGAACGTTCATCAGTCATTGACTCTCTTCCATGAGATGAAGCTGAAGCAGATTCGCCCTTCTATATACATCTATAGGTCACTAATCAGCAATCTAAAGAAAATGGGTAAGGTGGAAGTCGCAATGGCCATTTCCGAGGAAATGAACTCATCACTTTCAGAACTTGCTGGCCCAAAGGATTTTAAACGAAACAAGAGATAG